Proteins from a single region of Chryseomicrobium sp. FSL W7-1435:
- a CDS encoding YkyB family protein: MTISKQKQTQLAQALYTVNRHVKTAQDKKPLYQLKKDTLIKLIELGYAKKTGLHFSENPTRSKQHSTTLVEFDSYLFHLPSSPEDKKLPHLGKLDFDYSNPASKMSLQHAKKELESFLGLQVVSPQVKKKTVPAFYTSLSTTPSPSEYRRAQKNPFKN; encoded by the coding sequence ATGACTATTTCTAAACAAAAACAAACCCAATTAGCTCAAGCTCTTTACACTGTTAATCGGCACGTAAAGACGGCACAAGATAAAAAACCTTTATACCAATTAAAAAAAGATACATTAATTAAGTTGATTGAACTTGGCTATGCCAAAAAAACAGGACTTCATTTTTCAGAAAATCCTACTCGAAGCAAACAACATTCGACTACATTGGTTGAATTTGATTCCTATCTTTTTCATCTACCTTCAAGCCCAGAGGATAAAAAATTACCTCACTTAGGAAAACTTGACTTTGATTATTCTAACCCTGCTTCAAAAATGAGTCTGCAGCATGCAAAAAAAGAATTAGAGAGCTTTCTCGGCCTACAAGTTGTTAGCCCACAAGTTAAAAAGAAGACAGTACCTGCTTTTTATACCTCACTATCAACCACACCCTCTCCTTCAGAATATAGAAGAGCTCAAAAAAACCCATTTAAAAACTAG
- a CDS encoding NAD(P)-dependent oxidoreductase, which translates to MQIGFIGTGVMGASICKHLLNAGHTLHIFTRTKEKAAELIELGASWYGSPAEVAHQAEVVFTMVGYPQDVDQVYTGDQGLFESTSAKTFIDLTTSTPELARNLAEQGQKLGFQVIDAPVSGGDIGAQQGVLSIMIGGDEKTVESLQSLFTLFGKNIVYHGAPGAGQHTKMCNQIAIASTMIAVCESLTYGKKAGLDLNKVLESITQGAAGSWSLSNLGPKMIAEDYQPGFYIKHFVKDMGIALSEAERMGIKLPGLTRVKSLYDDLITEGFEDEGTQALIRHYKKQW; encoded by the coding sequence ATGCAAATTGGTTTTATTGGAACTGGTGTGATGGGTGCAAGCATTTGCAAGCATCTATTAAACGCAGGACATACATTACATATCTTTACACGTACGAAAGAAAAAGCGGCAGAACTGATTGAATTAGGGGCATCTTGGTATGGATCGCCAGCTGAAGTAGCTCACCAAGCTGAAGTTGTATTCACAATGGTAGGTTATCCTCAAGATGTAGATCAAGTGTATACAGGTGATCAAGGTTTGTTTGAATCCACGAGTGCCAAAACATTTATAGATTTAACGACTTCTACACCTGAACTTGCTCGCAATTTAGCGGAGCAAGGTCAGAAATTAGGTTTTCAAGTGATTGATGCCCCTGTATCAGGTGGCGATATCGGCGCACAACAAGGTGTGCTTTCCATTATGATTGGCGGAGATGAAAAGACGGTCGAATCATTGCAATCACTTTTCACATTATTCGGCAAGAATATTGTCTATCACGGTGCACCTGGCGCCGGACAACATACAAAGATGTGTAATCAAATAGCTATTGCTTCTACAATGATCGCTGTTTGTGAATCGCTTACTTATGGGAAAAAAGCTGGATTAGATTTAAATAAAGTATTGGAATCGATCACGCAGGGAGCTGCAGGATCTTGGTCGTTATCAAACCTTGGACCAAAAATGATAGCGGAAGATTATCAACCTGGGTTTTACATTAAGCACTTTGTGAAAGATATGGGTATTGCCTTAAGTGAAGCAGAACGCATGGGTATCAAGTTACCCGGTTTGACACGTGTAAAGTCTTTGTATGATGATCTTATAACTGAAGGATTTGAAGATGAGGGCACTCAGGCGCTCATTCGTCATTATAAAAAGCAGTGGTAA
- a CDS encoding aspartyl-phosphate phosphatase Spo0E family protein: MTNALLTRMEQIRQDMIQCASEKGLSDESTIRLSEELDQLINQYYKEFKNNTKK, encoded by the coding sequence ATGACAAACGCATTACTCACTCGAATGGAGCAAATCAGACAAGATATGATACAATGTGCATCTGAAAAGGGTCTGTCTGATGAATCGACCATTCGCCTAAGTGAAGAGCTGGATCAGCTCATTAATCAATACTATAAAGAATTTAAAAATAATACTAAAAAATAG
- a CDS encoding DUF2187 family protein, which yields MKIAEIGNIIEFKDGLQGVVEKVNENSVIVDLTIMENFDELEMEEKTVINHKRYKIIQGSEESDQEPNVDEELEQESDQNQEQ from the coding sequence TTGAAAATAGCTGAAATTGGAAATATTATAGAATTTAAAGATGGTTTACAAGGTGTTGTTGAAAAAGTAAACGAAAATTCAGTAATTGTAGATTTAACTATCATGGAAAATTTTGATGAACTTGAGATGGAAGAAAAAACAGTTATCAATCACAAGCGCTATAAAATAATACAAGGCTCTGAAGAATCAGATCAAGAACCAAATGTAGATGAAGAATTAGAGCAAGAATCAGATCAAAATCAAGAGCAATAA
- a CDS encoding type II CAAX endopeptidase family protein, which produces MQSLQFYKFLTILAIAFGFFFFTFQDKETFWYFYSFTILFLMGVSLLYAKVEDEVQTLEYLLLGVGYGTITYFLFAASYWILDSIPFLSVREIHQFLEQFGPNTIWHFMLLFFIIAPAEEFFWRGFVQQYLKNYLPTFYAVVAASILFSISLLVGGFVYGAIAGFIVGLLWGLLYEWKKSMPLLIVTHITALILLFLILPIL; this is translated from the coding sequence TTGCAATCATTACAATTTTATAAGTTTTTAACAATTCTTGCTATAGCTTTTGGATTCTTTTTTTTCACATTTCAAGATAAAGAAACATTTTGGTACTTTTATTCATTCACCATCTTATTTTTGATGGGTGTCTCCTTACTATACGCAAAAGTTGAAGATGAAGTCCAAACTCTTGAATATTTATTGCTTGGTGTTGGGTATGGTACAATCACTTACTTTTTATTCGCAGCAAGTTATTGGATTTTAGACAGTATACCATTTTTATCAGTCCGTGAAATCCACCAATTTTTGGAGCAGTTTGGTCCTAATACAATCTGGCATTTCATGCTGCTATTTTTCATCATTGCGCCAGCAGAAGAATTTTTTTGGCGAGGTTTTGTCCAACAATACTTAAAAAACTATTTACCAACTTTTTATGCTGTTGTTGCAGCTTCTATACTATTTTCAATTTCTCTGTTAGTCGGTGGTTTTGTTTATGGAGCAATTGCAGGGTTTATCGTGGGTTTACTTTGGGGCCTTTTATACGAATGGAAAAAAAGTATGCCTCTGCTCATCGTTACACACATAACAGCATTAATTCTTTTATTCTTGATTCTACCAATCCTATGA
- a CDS encoding MarR family transcriptional regulator produces the protein MVSEKERLEALKLFIVLSRSHKVLHEATNQFFQDNGLNPTEFAVLELLYHKGRQALQKIGSKILLASGSITYVVDKLERRGLIIRIASDEDRRVTYAEISAEGRSFMDELFPKHELQLVELLNVLSSEEKETLTVLLKRLGLSIKNLSV, from the coding sequence ATGGTGTCTGAAAAGGAACGTTTAGAGGCATTAAAATTGTTTATAGTACTTTCCAGGTCTCATAAAGTATTGCATGAGGCAACAAATCAGTTTTTTCAGGATAATGGCTTAAACCCTACTGAATTTGCTGTATTAGAGCTTTTGTATCATAAAGGAAGACAGGCTTTACAAAAAATCGGCAGCAAAATTCTACTGGCAAGTGGTTCAATAACTTATGTGGTCGATAAACTAGAACGAAGAGGGTTAATCATACGAATAGCTAGTGACGAAGACCGTCGTGTCACCTATGCTGAAATTTCAGCAGAAGGACGCTCTTTCATGGACGAATTATTTCCAAAGCATGAACTTCAATTAGTAGAATTGTTAAATGTACTCTCTAGTGAGGAAAAAGAAACGTTAACAGTGTTACTGAAAAGATTAGGGCTATCAATTAAAAATTTATCTGTTTGA
- a CDS encoding histidine kinase dimerization/phospho-acceptor domain-containing protein, which translates to MIIEKYYKKKYEYMFDKFTSGIIIINEFRRIEELNQQAAIQLGLSQNQLINQSFTELINILTITPADIFSIKKGLTEKGYHELDTSLSSGGGLCKYLTVHIHKITEENKYFIQLADCTEKLSLQQKLAQAESLTNLGELAASIAHEIRNPMTSLKGFTQLMLSETNDRGTKYLQVIQQEIDRIDKILNEFLMLSKPKQYTLETINLQQLVMDVVDFMSPQALLYGVELKRIHRTSVEKIYADPITMKQLLINSIKNAIEAMQD; encoded by the coding sequence GTGATTATTGAGAAATATTATAAGAAGAAGTATGAGTATATGTTTGATAAATTTACTTCAGGAATCATTATAATCAACGAGTTTAGAAGAATTGAGGAGTTGAATCAACAAGCCGCTATTCAATTAGGTCTATCACAAAATCAGCTGATCAATCAGTCCTTTACAGAGCTCATAAATATCTTAACAATAACACCGGCTGATATTTTTTCAATTAAAAAGGGGTTAACTGAAAAAGGGTATCATGAACTAGACACTTCATTAAGTTCAGGAGGAGGTTTGTGCAAGTATCTTACAGTTCACATTCATAAAATTACAGAAGAAAACAAATATTTTATCCAACTGGCAGATTGTACTGAAAAATTATCGCTTCAACAAAAACTCGCTCAAGCAGAATCTCTAACAAATTTAGGAGAATTAGCTGCTAGCATTGCTCATGAGATTCGCAATCCCATGACATCTTTAAAAGGTTTCACACAGTTAATGCTATCTGAAACAAATGATAGAGGGACCAAATATTTGCAAGTCATACAGCAGGAAATAGACCGCATCGATAAGATATTGAATGAATTTTTGATGCTGTCCAAACCGAAACAATATACTCTGGAGACAATAAATCTTCAGCAGCTAGTCATGGATGTCGTGGATTTTATGAGTCCTCAAGCGTTGTTATATGGAGTTGAGTTGAAACGGATTCACCGTACAAGTGTAGAAAAGATTTATGCGGATCCTATCACAATGAAGCAGCTTTTAATTAATAGTATTAAGAATGCAATAGAAGCCATGCAAGACTGA
- a CDS encoding DUF4080 domain-containing protein, whose translation MKTLLATLNAKYIHTNLAIRHLKAYCENQFSVDLKEFTIKDPILSIVSEIYQQKPSILGFSCYIWNIEETLKVVAMYKTISPETVIVLGGPEVSYDTDYWLKNHREIDYIIIGEGEESFRQFLEFQSGSRDFKDVAGIAYLKEDSYKLHMLPAKLDLRQSPSPYRDPSDIPHLAKRVTYVETSRGCPFSCQFCLSSIEVGVRYFAREHVKEDIRYLMANGAKVIKFVDRTFNISRSYAMEMFEFLIQEHRPGVVFQFEITADIMRPEVIQYLNDNAPKGLFRFEIGVQSTNDHTNDLVKRRQNFEKLTRTVTMVRDGGKIDQHLDLIAGLPDEDYNSFRKTFNDVFALRPEELQLGFLKLLRGTGLRIDSAIYGYQYVDQAPYEIVGNNVLSFNEIIKIKQVEDILEKYWNSQKFQRTIEYLVTAVFDTPFDFFQQFGSYWESHNWSRIGHQFDDLFKRLNAFLLSVDKMDDHVLTNMKLDFLAHQKFIPRQVWWKETLSPESRSKILHAVIAQRESYNYLVEQQLHERELFKQAFVTELVVDGTLTPIVYFFGQNHHWFTLQPHEIN comes from the coding sequence ATGAAGACATTATTAGCGACATTAAATGCAAAATATATTCATACTAATTTGGCAATTCGTCATCTAAAAGCGTATTGTGAAAATCAATTTTCAGTTGATCTTAAGGAATTTACAATCAAGGATCCTATCCTCTCTATTGTCAGTGAAATTTATCAACAAAAACCTTCTATTCTGGGGTTCAGTTGTTATATCTGGAATATCGAAGAGACCTTAAAAGTTGTGGCCATGTATAAGACGATTTCTCCAGAGACAGTCATTGTTTTAGGTGGTCCAGAAGTTTCTTACGATACTGATTACTGGTTAAAAAACCATAGAGAAATCGACTATATTATTATAGGTGAAGGCGAAGAGTCATTCCGCCAATTTCTTGAATTTCAGTCGGGTAGTCGTGATTTCAAAGACGTAGCAGGAATCGCTTACTTAAAAGAGGATTCTTACAAACTTCATATGTTACCGGCTAAACTTGATTTGAGACAATCACCTTCACCCTACCGTGACCCATCAGACATCCCTCACTTAGCAAAACGTGTCACTTATGTAGAAACGAGCAGAGGTTGTCCATTTTCTTGTCAGTTCTGCCTCTCTTCCATCGAAGTGGGTGTGCGCTATTTTGCACGAGAGCATGTCAAAGAGGATATTCGTTACTTGATGGCGAATGGTGCAAAAGTCATTAAATTTGTAGACCGCACTTTTAATATCTCACGCAGCTATGCTATGGAGATGTTCGAATTTTTAATTCAAGAGCATAGACCGGGTGTTGTCTTCCAATTCGAGATAACTGCTGATATTATGCGTCCTGAAGTAATTCAATACCTGAATGATAACGCGCCAAAAGGATTGTTTCGATTTGAAATTGGTGTGCAATCTACGAATGATCACACGAATGATTTAGTTAAGAGACGACAAAACTTTGAAAAATTGACGCGCACCGTCACGATGGTACGCGATGGCGGAAAAATTGATCAACATTTAGACTTGATTGCCGGCCTTCCTGATGAAGATTACAATTCATTCCGTAAAACATTCAACGATGTGTTCGCTCTGCGACCCGAGGAGCTTCAATTGGGCTTTTTGAAGCTTTTACGCGGAACTGGCTTACGTATAGACTCAGCTATCTATGGCTACCAATATGTCGATCAGGCACCTTATGAAATTGTCGGAAATAATGTACTGTCATTCAATGAAATCATCAAAATCAAACAAGTCGAAGATATATTAGAGAAATATTGGAACAGCCAAAAATTCCAACGAACAATTGAGTATTTAGTCACAGCAGTGTTTGATACGCCTTTTGATTTCTTTCAACAGTTTGGCTCTTACTGGGAAAGTCACAACTGGTCACGCATTGGACACCAGTTTGATGATTTATTCAAACGTCTAAATGCTTTTCTACTTTCAGTAGACAAAATGGATGACCATGTCCTGACAAATATGAAGTTAGATTTTCTTGCCCATCAAAAATTCATCCCTCGACAAGTGTGGTGGAAAGAGACGCTATCACCTGAGTCCCGTTCGAAGATTTTGCATGCAGTAATTGCTCAACGTGAAAGCTACAACTATTTGGTAGAACAACAACTCCATGAACGAGAACTTTTTAAACAAGCATTTGTTACAGAGCTCGTTGTAGACGGTACGTTAACACCCATTGTTTATTTCTTTGGGCAAAATCATCATTGGTTCACACTTCAACCACACGAAATAAACTAG
- a CDS encoding TrkH family potassium uptake protein, whose protein sequence is MKQVPLPSTKSFTPAQIIVSYYFIAIAISVGLLSLPGVKEQDASLSFIDTIFVAVSAVSVTGLTPVNIADTFTVFGYVIIMMILQLGGIGIMSIGTFIWLLAGKKIGLRERQLIMIDHNQPNLSGVVKLIREIVKILLLIQLVGATILSLYFMQFYESPRFAILNGIFSTISATTNGGFDINGDSLQSFRGDYFVQSIHMLLIIMGAIGFPVLIEVKEFLSNKNKTFRFSLFTKITTATYAALLVIGAIGIFILEYFNTFRYMVWHDAIFGALFHSVSSRSGGLTTMNIELFDQGTNFFMSFLMFIGASPSSVGGGIRTTTFAIALLFLINFSRGKNQIQIFGREIHLIDVFRSYAVILLAAMMVIFATILLTVTEPTIPITALIFEITSAFGTCGMSLGVTDDLSTVGKFTIMLLMFIGRVGIISFLFTLGGKSNTTKFHYPKERVIIG, encoded by the coding sequence ATGAAGCAAGTACCACTACCTTCAACGAAAAGTTTTACACCTGCGCAAATTATCGTGTCTTATTATTTTATAGCGATAGCTATTTCAGTAGGTTTGTTGTCACTACCAGGAGTGAAAGAACAAGATGCGTCTCTTTCATTTATTGATACTATTTTTGTGGCAGTTAGTGCTGTCAGTGTAACGGGTCTAACACCTGTCAATATTGCCGATACGTTCACAGTCTTTGGTTACGTAATAATTATGATGATTCTGCAACTCGGTGGAATTGGTATCATGTCGATTGGTACATTCATTTGGCTACTGGCCGGGAAAAAGATTGGATTACGTGAACGTCAACTCATTATGATTGATCACAATCAACCCAACCTATCTGGTGTTGTAAAACTAATTCGTGAGATTGTTAAAATTTTGTTACTTATTCAACTTGTCGGGGCAACAATTTTATCTCTATATTTTATGCAATTTTATGAAAGTCCCCGTTTCGCCATTTTAAATGGCATATTCTCGACAATCTCTGCCACAACCAATGGTGGTTTTGATATCAATGGAGATTCTTTGCAGTCATTTAGAGGCGATTATTTTGTTCAATCGATACACATGTTATTAATTATCATGGGAGCGATTGGATTCCCTGTATTGATCGAGGTTAAAGAGTTCTTATCAAATAAAAACAAAACGTTCCGTTTTTCACTTTTTACAAAGATTACAACTGCTACATATGCAGCCCTACTTGTAATTGGTGCCATCGGGATATTTATTCTGGAATACTTTAATACCTTCCGCTACATGGTTTGGCATGATGCTATATTTGGGGCGTTGTTCCACTCTGTATCATCACGCTCGGGTGGCCTCACCACAATGAATATAGAATTGTTTGATCAAGGAACAAACTTTTTCATGTCTTTTCTAATGTTTATCGGTGCTTCACCCAGTTCAGTGGGTGGAGGAATACGAACTACGACATTTGCAATTGCGTTGCTATTTCTAATTAACTTTTCACGAGGGAAAAACCAAATTCAAATCTTTGGTCGAGAGATTCATCTAATTGACGTGTTTCGCTCTTATGCTGTCATCTTACTTGCAGCAATGATGGTGATTTTTGCTACTATTTTATTAACAGTGACGGAGCCTACAATTCCTATCACCGCATTAATTTTTGAAATCACAAGTGCTTTCGGAACCTGCGGGATGTCCTTGGGAGTTACGGATGACTTATCCACTGTTGGGAAATTTACTATCATGTTACTCATGTTTATAGGTAGGGTAGGAATTATTTCATTCTTGTTCACGCTTGGTGGTAAATCGAACACAACTAAATTCCACTATCCAAAAGAACGCGTAATTATTGGTTAA
- a CDS encoding TerC family protein gives MEAVLLEYGWVLLVLIILEGLLAADNAVVMAVMVKHLPREQQKKALFYGLMGAFIFRFAALFLITFLVNIWQVQAIGAAYLLFISIKHIWDQRKHKEQLADTHRPETKGSGFWMTVLKVELADIAFAIDSMLAAVAIAVTLPEVGNVEIGGINGGQFAVMFFGGVVGLIIMRFAAHKFVKLLAKYPSLETAAFLIVGWVGVKLLVLTLSHEDVGILDEHFPHSTEWKLVFWSVLLVIAVGGYLLGVRQNRKTADENL, from the coding sequence TTGGAAGCAGTATTATTAGAATATGGTTGGGTATTACTCGTACTAATCATTTTAGAAGGGCTTCTTGCCGCAGATAATGCAGTAGTTATGGCAGTTATGGTAAAACACTTACCAAGAGAGCAACAGAAAAAAGCTTTATTTTACGGACTTATGGGTGCTTTCATCTTCCGCTTTGCGGCCCTGTTCTTAATTACTTTCTTAGTAAACATTTGGCAGGTACAAGCAATCGGAGCAGCTTATTTATTGTTTATCTCCATAAAACATATTTGGGATCAGAGAAAACATAAAGAACAGTTAGCGGATACACACCGTCCTGAAACAAAAGGTTCTGGATTCTGGATGACAGTTCTAAAGGTAGAACTGGCAGACATCGCATTTGCAATCGATTCAATGCTAGCAGCGGTTGCGATTGCTGTTACGTTACCTGAAGTTGGAAACGTCGAAATCGGTGGAATCAATGGTGGTCAGTTCGCTGTTATGTTCTTTGGTGGGGTTGTTGGATTAATCATCATGCGTTTTGCGGCACACAAGTTTGTTAAACTTTTAGCAAAATATCCTTCACTTGAAACAGCAGCCTTTTTAATCGTAGGTTGGGTAGGTGTGAAGTTACTTGTGTTAACTCTTTCACATGAAGATGTCGGAATTTTAGACGAACATTTCCCGCACTCTACTGAATGGAAATTAGTGTTCTGGAGTGTACTGTTAGTTATTGCAGTTGGCGGCTATTTATTAGGCGTTCGACAAAATCGCAAAACTGCTGACGAAAATTTATAG
- a CDS encoding efflux RND transporter permease subunit, with protein MNLSRFSIRRPVFTIVTMLVILILGGVSLTKIPVTLIPNLNPPIGVVVTNYSGASPIEVNEKLTKPLESQFSTLPGIESVSSTSQEGANFILLQFDWATNIDDVQLDILQRIDLIPLPEGAQQPRFLKFDPAQFPIIQLAINSTGEENIAELADEIEQQLLRTDGVASVSISGTMIEDIIVDTDPEVLEEQGLALSDVVQAIQASNVSLPGEPIETEDNQKLTTRVVSSVTSAEDVAGLAITVNPLTGDSVTVADVADVRVGERSQGTITRANDEPAILVSVFQESSANTASVSTNFQENVDDLLSQEKYENVEANILFDQGDYVKLAINNIGQSLLFGALFAMIILFVFLRGIRSPIIVGAAIPYSVVVTFVLMYFTGFSLNIMTLGALALGIGMLVDNSIVVIENIERHMGLGKDRKEAALVGTKEMAGAITASTLTTIAVFVPVIFLSGLIGQLFTEFALTISFSLFASLVVALTIIPMAASLLLKKPKGNSEAKRRRSRAYSNYERSIKWALGHRILLLVMTTVLIGVSVVGLLRVGTEFLPATDEGFVTVRVELPNGASVDGTEEVVSEMETIFKDQEDVEVYTSLIGSTQQGQSQGSGSQNEAEIYVKLVDLDQRERSIFEFVDDVKPTVEETIGERAEVEFALQTAAGSTPNSLTFTMTSSDNQELEQAVEKVESSIREAEYVTEVSSDFSDTVDEVVITIDRQQALDYGFVPAQIAQTVTDATRGVFATQLVTEQDEVYSVFVQYPMDTYESAGELANFNLRAPSGEFVALEDVAEISTVASPVSIRQVDQQQAVTVELTYESSQTLGDMSTRIDEIIADAELSEAVEVTFGGDRELLEDAAADMILAVILAVVLVYLVMAAQFESFKYPFVILFTVPLIIIGIGIGLFITSTPLSIPAVIGVLILVGIVVNNGIVLVDTINTRKAEGMNSYDAIVSSSKDRIRPILMTALTTILGLVPLALGIGEGTEINQPMAIAVIGGLTSSTFFTLYIVPIIYSLLDQETRKKTSQTI; from the coding sequence ATGAATTTAAGTAGATTTTCAATTCGAAGACCAGTCTTTACGATTGTTACCATGCTGGTCATTCTCATCTTGGGAGGAGTGTCTTTAACAAAAATACCGGTAACACTCATTCCTAATCTAAATCCCCCAATCGGTGTAGTGGTAACCAATTACTCAGGAGCTTCCCCAATTGAAGTAAATGAGAAGCTCACCAAGCCTTTGGAATCTCAGTTCAGTACACTGCCAGGGATTGAATCCGTCAGCAGTACGTCTCAAGAAGGCGCTAATTTTATACTACTACAATTTGATTGGGCCACAAATATTGATGACGTCCAATTAGACATACTTCAACGAATCGATTTGATTCCCTTACCTGAAGGTGCCCAACAACCACGGTTTTTAAAATTTGATCCCGCTCAATTTCCGATTATTCAACTTGCCATCAATTCAACAGGTGAAGAAAATATTGCAGAGTTAGCCGATGAAATCGAGCAGCAATTGCTTCGTACAGATGGCGTTGCCAGTGTCAGTATTTCAGGAACAATGATTGAAGACATCATTGTGGATACAGATCCTGAAGTTCTCGAGGAACAAGGACTTGCACTGTCAGACGTTGTTCAAGCAATTCAGGCTTCAAATGTTTCTCTACCAGGGGAACCAATCGAAACCGAAGATAATCAAAAACTAACGACTCGAGTAGTATCCAGCGTGACTTCTGCAGAGGATGTTGCGGGACTTGCTATCACAGTGAATCCTCTAACAGGTGACTCGGTAACAGTGGCTGATGTGGCGGATGTTCGAGTAGGCGAACGCTCTCAAGGCACAATTACTAGAGCTAACGACGAACCTGCGATACTAGTTTCTGTGTTCCAAGAGTCAAGTGCTAACACAGCAAGCGTATCCACTAACTTTCAAGAAAATGTAGATGATCTTTTAAGTCAAGAAAAGTATGAAAATGTGGAAGCAAACATTCTCTTTGACCAAGGAGACTATGTCAAACTTGCCATAAACAATATAGGGCAATCCTTACTGTTTGGTGCATTGTTTGCCATGATTATCTTGTTTGTATTCTTACGAGGCATACGCAGTCCAATCATTGTCGGAGCTGCCATCCCGTACTCAGTTGTTGTTACTTTTGTGCTTATGTACTTCACAGGATTTTCACTAAATATCATGACTCTAGGTGCTCTTGCATTAGGGATTGGTATGTTGGTCGATAATTCCATTGTAGTCATCGAAAATATCGAAAGACATATGGGTCTAGGGAAAGATCGCAAAGAGGCAGCATTAGTTGGTACGAAGGAAATGGCGGGAGCGATTACAGCTTCTACTTTAACAACAATAGCTGTATTCGTTCCAGTTATCTTCTTATCTGGTCTAATAGGCCAATTGTTCACAGAGTTTGCATTGACAATATCCTTTAGTCTCTTTGCATCATTAGTAGTAGCTTTAACCATTATTCCAATGGCAGCGAGCTTGTTGTTAAAAAAACCAAAAGGAAACAGTGAAGCAAAAAGACGTCGTTCTCGTGCCTATAGCAATTATGAGCGTTCTATTAAATGGGCACTTGGTCACCGTATTTTATTGCTAGTGATGACAACCGTATTAATTGGTGTGTCAGTAGTAGGACTTCTTCGAGTAGGTACAGAGTTCTTACCAGCAACGGATGAAGGATTTGTTACTGTTCGAGTCGAATTACCAAATGGCGCGTCAGTAGATGGAACAGAAGAGGTCGTCTCAGAAATGGAAACAATTTTTAAAGACCAAGAAGATGTAGAAGTTTATACATCCTTGATTGGTAGCACTCAACAGGGTCAATCGCAAGGGTCAGGTTCTCAAAATGAAGCTGAAATTTACGTGAAATTAGTCGACCTTGATCAACGTGAACGTTCAATCTTTGAATTCGTTGACGATGTAAAACCAACCGTGGAAGAAACGATTGGAGAACGTGCGGAAGTCGAATTTGCGCTGCAAACAGCTGCAGGTTCCACACCAAATTCGTTAACATTCACCATGACGTCATCAGATAATCAAGAATTGGAACAAGCAGTAGAGAAAGTTGAATCGAGTATTCGAGAAGCAGAGTATGTAACAGAAGTATCCAGTGATTTTTCAGACACAGTAGACGAGGTAGTCATAACGATTGACCGTCAACAAGCGCTGGATTATGGATTTGTTCCTGCTCAAATCGCACAGACAGTTACGGACGCTACTCGTGGTGTGTTTGCAACTCAATTGGTAACTGAACAAGATGAGGTATATAGCGTTTTCGTTCAATACCCTATGGATACCTATGAATCAGCAGGTGAGCTGGCAAACTTTAATTTACGCGCACCTTCTGGTGAATTTGTGGCACTTGAAGATGTTGCTGAAATTTCAACCGTTGCTTCTCCAGTATCTATTCGACAAGTCGATCAGCAACAAGCAGTGACAGTGGAGTTAACTTATGAGTCTAGCCAAACACTAGGCGATATGTCGACGCGAATTGACGAAATCATTGCAGATGCTGAACTTTCAGAGGCTGTAGAAGTAACCTTTGGTGGTGACCGCGAACTATTGGAAGATGCGGCAGCTGATATGATTTTAGCCGTCATCTTAGCCGTTGTTCTAGTGTACCTTGTTATGGCAGCTCAATTTGAATCTTTTAAATATCCTTTCGTCATCTTATTCACAGTTCCACTGATCATCATTGGGATTGGAATTGGTTTATTCATCACTTCAACACCATTAAGTATTCCAGCAGTAATCGGGGTGCTGATACTCGTGGGAATTGTGGTGAATAACGGTATCGTGTTGGTAGATACTATAAACACTAGAAAAGCAGAAGGCATGAATTCTTATGATGCCATAGTGTCTAGTTCCAAAGATCGGATTCGTCCAATTCTTATGACGGCATTGACGACGATTCTAGGATTGGTACCACTTGCATTGGGTATTGGAGAAGGAACGGAAATCAACCAACCGATGGCAATTGCTGTAATTGGTGGTTTGACATCGAGTACTTTCTTCACACTATATATCGTGCCAATCATCTATAGTCTGCTGGACCAAGAGACTCGTAAAAAAACTTCTCAAACAATTTAA